In the genome of Hippoglossus hippoglossus isolate fHipHip1 chromosome 9, fHipHip1.pri, whole genome shotgun sequence, the window AATGTAGctttcgctgattcgtcaggctcctatcacatgaccctcttTTGAGAAGAAACAGCATTAGCTTCGGCTacagtgtagaacgcaacatggataatcccTTACAAGCACTGCTGTTGTAGAGTTAAATTcagtattttacaatgatacaactgctgacatgtgtaggagacgagCTTTTGTTCGACAATTCAACCAGGTGcctcctgtttacaccggcacgTGCAAGCCCAGCGTACGTGATTGGTCTCGTGATACGGGTTTTCAGGCGTGTGGATGCAGAGCCAGAACACATTTGTTGACAGATATAATTTTagtttgaattcattttaaacaaagacTAAATAGTATGGATGAAGTCGAGTCTTGGCAACGGAAGTGAACAGACTCGTTTCTCAAACCGttgaactcctcctcctcctgtgatgAAAGGATTATGTTATATTGTCTGTCACGCTGTATAACTCAGTGCTGCTGCCATATAGTTTGTGCATTACAGCATTTAGAGCTACATTCATCTTACATAACTGCTTCTTGGACAGAGCTTCGTGTCCACGGTGCCTGATAACTGATATTGTATTGAATGGAGCTGAAAGTAAATGgaatgaattgaattgaatcaaaTCAGTCACATTGCATCGACTGAACcacaatagaatagaatagagtTCAGTTCTTGACAGCCCCCGTCTCCAGACCGTTCATTAGCATTGACGCACCAGGTCGACATTTCCTTGACCCGCTGCTCcctttttttcatctctttgaCTGTCCCTCTGGGCCGTGGTTGTTTTCTCATTTCCCTCCATGGACACATCTTGTCTTCCCAACCCCTTAAgttcctccatcttcctctcgcTCTTTTTTGTCAGATCAAATGCTCATAAATCCATTGCATGCTGTTCGAGGTggtgagggtggtggtgggttAGTGAGACCTCGGGGATAAACACAGCATGAACAGGAGCATGGTTCACTGTGTTTCTATTGGAGCTACTGTCCCCCAGTGAGGTGCAATTTTACCCATTTCTGCCATgtaattttattacatttccGAACTCGGTGCCATCAAACAAATGCTGCTGTTTGCACTGCTGCACGTGCTTCACATCACTTCGCAGAGAAGCATTAAAAGTGTCAAAGTAGCCTTGTGTGTGTTCCTTTATTCTGTCCTCACAGAGACGTCTGTGTTTGCTTATCTCCCACAGTAGAAGCTGTAACCTCTGTCGCAGTCCTTGAACATGTGTAGCTAAGACACAGTGTAGTGCTTTCTGCTGGGAAGTCACCGTATTTTATGACTTTGTTCTGGGCTGTGAGACCCAGAGTCATACAACCTCCAGGACGCTGTTGACTCTGCACTTTCTCTCAGAGGATAAGCAGCAAATTGACGACATTGAGCCAACATCCTCTAGCACAATTAAACACACTGCATTTATACAGTGCTTTTCCTGTCTTAACAACCAGTCAAAACGCTTTACAGCACACattcagccattcacacacacatttagctcttaatgcagtgtttttctatcacattcacacactaatTACATGGCCATTTAGTGTTCAGTATCTAGCCCAAGACACTGCAGAATAGGGGATTGAAATAACAACCTTCCAGTTTCTGGATGATCCAGCCATCCCAGAGGCTGTACCGCCAGAACACAGCTGCCTGTGACTGTGCAGCGGTACAGGAGGTCGACAAATTTATTGACGATCCACCTACGACCTGTTGAGACACTTCACTCAAAACCATAAATAACCTCATAGTTACTctcatgaaaatgtcaaattatcaCCAAAGTCATTGGTATTCATCCTCTCGACACAAGTGGGGGAGGATGCAGTCCAACAAAAAgatgtacttgagtaaaagaaGTAAATACGTATGTCAGGAATCCACGGACAATCCCAGCACCAGACCATTTAAGAAACATCACAcgctaataataataataataataataataataataagaagaagaagaagaagaagaagaagaagaagaagaagaagaagaacttgaATTTATTTGgtgcctttcaagagacccaaggacactttacatGTGTCACTACTACACTGCAGAAAGcttcaggaggaaagatcccagCTGAGCCACAAGATGTTAGGGATGTTATATCCCACCACTGCTGGGCACCATGAATTGGACGGACGGATTCTGTCCCTGGAGACTAAAATAGTCTTGTccatacagtatttattatttactcatgtttttatctttctgtgtctgttcttAAGGAGTGGCTGGACCTGCGCTGCAGAGGCGTCCGCAACGCCAACGCCTACATCCTGGTGTATGACATCTGCTGCGTGGAGAGCTTCGAATACGTCAAGATGATCAGACAGCAGATAGTGGAGCACAGGTAGAGTCGGGCCTCTCACTCTCAGCCGAGCAAACACTTCCTGAACACACATGTGCTGACATCACAGCTTGTTAACCTTCGCTGGTGATTCCTAACGACAACCCTCCCCCCACCCTTGTCACCCATCTGGAGACGAATAGCAATTTCTCAGCCGGTCCTGAAAGCTGCACAATTACACGTCTGTGACAGCGCGACAGTGATGGATCGTCTGCTTGTGGTGATATATTTTAATTCCGCACACTGCTCCCTGCATCCTGACAGTTTAGGATGACATTTAATTCTGGCATCGCTGAATGAGAGCTGCACAGAGAGAGTCGTCATGTTTCAGCTTTTATTGGACGGAGAACAGACGTAGAAGACAGGAGGCTTGAGGACCAGAGGGAGATAACACAGAAGACTCCTGGCTGCATtttaacaaacacaactgtcataaacatttaaaaggcTCCACACGCTCTGTCATCTTCACTGTTGGCATACCTACACATATTTACATGAAAGATACAGTGCATGGCTTCATGTGCTCTGCTGTGTTGTACATGGCCAAGCTTCCACTGCACAGTTCATCCCCACCATCCTGAAGCTCTGAATGTGTTCCCACAAATATTTATGACCCATGACAGAAAAACCATTACCACCAGCAGCAGGGGGAAGGAAGGGTGATTGCAAGAAGAATGGAAAAGAGGAGATATTTGTAAtcatagaggggggggggatctgttcccgggctggaggaggagaggaataaCCGGTAAAACAACAGATATTGTATATAAACTGAATTCATAAATAATAGAGGGCATTGAAGAACGGGGGTGGCTGTAGTGTAAATGTCAAGTATAAGAATTAAGctgtttattttactcttaGTCTTTACACTATAAAATGTATCCTTAAAGTTCCTCtgacaaaatacataaaaacagaataatctCGTTTTTTCTGCTCTATTTTGTTTTAGCCCTTCAGCTCAGTGAAGTCTGGGACAGTGTTGTGTCCCTTCATTACTTCCGGATAGTTTCCCCcaacagatgcacacacacactctcacacatacagtacatgttgtTCTGCTGAAACACTGAACCTGGAGGAAATACCgtacacatctgtctgtctgtgtgtgtgtgtgtgtgtgtgtgtgtgtgtgtgtgtgtgtgtgtgtgtgtgtgtgtgtgtgtgtgtgtgtgtgtgtgtgtgtgtgtgtgtgtgtgtgtgtgtgtgtgtgtctctccgtctcctctgttGAGCTTTCTGTACATCTGTGGAGGCAGACGGGAAAATGTCCTCGTCAGAAGATGAGACACGACTGTaactaaaagaaaactttattcattatgagagaaagagatgaataGTTAACGCAACAGCTTTAACAATTTATACCTGAGCCGACACTGAGCAGATGTCTTGTGCTTGCAcacatcactgctccttcaaGTTTCATAATGCACTTGATTTATCCGCCCTCAGTGAATTCAACTTGACTTGCCACATTGTTATTATACAGCTCAtatgttaatgttattatttttcttaaaaaccATAATAACAGCTTCCAGCTCCAGTGGCTTTGGCTTCCTACTAAATCGTAAAAGAATATCTACttgttgaaaatatatataatcagcCTGTTTTCCTGCATAGTACTTTCACAACAATCCAATTTGATTTCCTCTGGTAACTACTTTCTTCTCGAGTGTGGTAGTAAAccatcattttctcttttttatgaTCTGAATTCCAAGCCCCCACCAATCATGTGTCATTGGAAAAAGCTTGGACTCGATTTCCTCTTCAATGTTGATGTTTACTTTTAACACAGTGGGAGTAAGAATTACAAACAGCGGTCTTGGGCCACTAATTTACGCCTATACCACTGGCTTGCCATACAGTTTCACACCTCATAATGCTGTAAACCAGCTACTGCAGAGTGAGTGTGGTGGGAGGCCCCTTGAGCCTGTGAGCTCTAATCCTCCAGTCCACCCCCGCACACCTCAGAAGGAAGGGAATACTGCATGCAGACATCTTGCACAAGCCCAGCCAACCACCGTGTGACAAACATCAAGATGATTAAACTGTGCatgttgaaattcagattttttcccccattttttACCTGCAgggaaggcagcagcagtgaggtgCCAATCCTGGTGGTGGGCAACAAAAGAGATCTGCAGCGCCAGCGCTTCATGCCTCGCAGGGCAGTTTCCGTCCTGGTGAAGAAAACCTGGAAGTGCGGTTATGTCGAGTGCTCTGCCAAGTTCAACTGGCACGTCGTGCTGCTCTTCAAAGAGCTGCTGGGCATCGCAGTGGCACGGGGCATGCGCCACAACCACACCTCCATCCGTCTGCAGGGGGCACTACAGAGGAATCGCTGCACCATCATGTGACCCCAAGAGCTCCCTCCACCCCCGATCACCTCAGGAgtggagcagcagtggagaAAAAGGACTTTTTATCAAAATGGCTGGATAAACCTACCCCGTGGCCTCCTGCTTTACTGAGCTGATTTTTCAAAATGAGGTTTATTAGACTCTTGCGCTGTAAAAGACACTTAAATTCACACATGGTCATCCAACCACTTCCTCGTCAAATTCTGCCTAAATGTGTAAATGCAAGGAGAGAGGTGTGAGAGGGAGTATAGGTGAAAACCAATACATTTAGCATAGCACAgttcttttttctctcacattAACGAGCCAGTTAGGCATTTGAGGCTGTGCTGCCCCAAAAAGGATGCAGCAGGTCTCACTGCCGGTTGTCTTGTGACTGTAGCAGGGCCTGAAATGATGGAAGCTGTGTTTGTGAGACTCAAAATGGAGAGGCAGCAATATCATCGAGTCTTCCTTTGAATCAACAGCAGACACTCATAGCTGACATGTTTGGATTTATCTAAGAGTAAGGATCGACAAAATAGCAAAAAATATTAATCTGTGGGGAGATTATATCTGGAAATGTACAAATATGATTAGATGGTGTTTAAATTTAGATTGTGAGACGTAGcccatgttttttcttcttttcctgtcCCCATTCCAAACCTGGCCCATGGGTAAATGTGGATTGTGCAGGCGAAGGGTGTTTTAAGGTTGTCTTGCAGCAGAAAATACTGCAGTCCCTTATCATGATGTACTGTAGGACTTTTAATCTGATCCCTCCCCTCACTCAGTGTCTGATTCTGATGAATACATTAAATCCAGAGAACTGGGGACCTGTAGGAGGCTGCAGAGCCTGACACGAGAACCTGTGCACGCAATGtggatctctgtgtgtgtgtgcgtgtgagagagagagggagagggggtgggtgggtggggcaGGCGGAGGGGGGGCAGGTTTAGTAGCTGACATTCAGGGAAGCAAAGGACAGACACAGCAAGATAAGAACAGACAGGTGTTGAAGCTTTGGATTAGGAAGGAGCAATAGAACCCCACAGCGATGTCCTGACTACATGTTCCACCATATTATGTCAGAAAATGCCTCAAACACAGTAGATGTAATCTACATGTCCTCAGACATCCTGCAGACATAAGGAAGCATAGCTTGACTACTTCCATTAAACACCCCATGAGTGCACCACAGACACAGGGAACCTTAATAAAGATTCATATCAGTATCTAAATAGTATTTAATTGGTAACGTTGTGAGCTTCTTCATTTGATTAAACCTATAGGTACTCTGTGAATAGCTGCACTGGCAGTGAGCAGACCCATTGTACATAAGAGTGATTTATAGAGTAAGTGACTTGCATGCTTTTGTTGGTAGAGGCTACGGGTCAGGGTTTAATTGcactgatgtgaaaatgtgatattgtgtttatttttttgtaatacATGGTTTTCTGACACCGTAACCACCAGCTTTGTGGAGTGAATGTGGCCGTTTTTCACTGGCATGTGAGAGCACAAGCTCATGATTCTCTCCGAGATGTAGTGTCGAAACCCTTCAATCAGGGCAGATggatgtgttatttttttatttgggttactttaaaaaaatgaaatatgtagCAGAGATACACTAGAAAGCAACTGTGTGTAGCATGAGTTCTCAtcggtttgtttgtgtgcgcatttccaaataaaaaggGCTACAGTTTTTTAACAGAGACattacttgtatttatttttactgtgcTAGTATATGTGAGtatttttgaattattaaatGCATTTGAGAACTGCAACATTTCTCTGGTCACTTTTCAATGCTGTGCAACAAACACTCCACATTAAGACCATTTGGCAACATTGCCACCCTGTGGTAACATGATGTTATCAGGAGCCAAATCAGAGGCAGACAATGAATCAGGCATCACACATGAACCTCCTACAGTTATTGGTCTTGCTTAAAATGCTCAGTATATGCAACAAATTTAGATGATCATCTagtaattttaaataataacttaTCTACTTTCAATTAAAGGTGGCATTGTGGTGATGACAATTCTAGATATACTATGGATTAATGTAGCAAACTTTCACTTCAGATATTGCATCATATGTGCAGATTATAAACCAAAATAATCTCTTCTACAAGACAGAGCCTTATGAATTACACATGAACCTACTAAAAATTAATCAACAAGCAATGGCCAAGTGGCACATGGGCCCCTGGAGATCTGGGGCCCTGCTTGGTAATCCAGCCTTGTGGGTAATCCAGACATGGATCACAGCGATCAAACATAACCTGACACTGAAGTGACCCCACAACGAATTCAGGTTTCCTTATACTTAATGATAAGATGAAAGTGACAGGGAGCCAGAAGCTTATCAGCACTTTGCCCTGTTAtatggtccaggtattactcatgttgtggggacctaaaccTGTTACATTGTGGGGACTTGTCTTTCTAATGGGGACAAAAAGTAAGTCCCCATTGCATAAATCAAGAATTTTTTTATGTGAAGACATGGATTTTGGATaggtttagtttaggtttaggtgtAGGTGaaaggttagggtaaggtttaggcatttagtttgaatggttaagttagggtaaggggctagagAATGTATtatgtcctcactaagatagaagtacagacatgtgtgtgcatgtctatctatagttataaAGGCCAATTTTGGTtaaataccatcattgtgaggacattttgacgtgaggacattttggctggtcctcacaaattcaatgggacgtttgagggttaagacttcgattaagggttagggttaacgattagggttagggttagggttaacgaatagggttagggttaggataaCAAATTCAATGGGACAtgtgagggttaagacttggattaagggttagggttagaagtaggtttaggttagggttagggttaggaatttagttgtgatggttaaggttaggaatttagttgtgatggttaatgTTAGGGTAAAGGGCTAGGGAAAGTATTATGTcgatgagtgtcctcacaactatagagagacgtgcatgtgtgtgtgtcaggtctaCAATCAGCAGTCACACCGCATGTCCAATGTTTGGGAATGTTGAGATAACAACATCACGTGGTTCAGGTCTGGATCATAGACTTGAAATGATAGagaagcaatttccacacacacccgcacacacacacacacacacgcgcgcgcgcgcgcacggACGCACAGACACACCTCTCTGTCGTCATGGAGACCACGGTCGGTTTGGCGACAGCCCTGTCACATTACATGGAGGCCTGGCACAGGGAGTTCGTGTCTATGCAGCGCAGCTCTGTGCTGTGGCTCCTCCGCATCATCAGCTCCCAGtcacttctcctccttcctccgcTGTCCACTCCGGAGTCATGTGAACGGTGCTGTCTCTCTCCGTAGACCGGACCGGACCCTCCTCCGTCCCTCCGTCACTCCCATTCGTCAGCGCTGACGTCCTCGCACCCGCCCGGTGGCTCTCCGCGCAGGGGTAGTGTCTCTGTCCCCCGCCCCCGAGCCCCGCGGTTTCTCTCCGGTCTCCTCTCGGCGTGCGTGCGGCGCAGCGGTGGAGGATGAGCGAGCAAGGGAAGGGCTCGGCATCCGCCTCTGCCGCGGCCCCGGCGGCTCCGGGCTCGGACACTTACAAAGGCTGGCTCTTTAAATGGACCAACTACCTGAAAGGGTACCAGCGGCGGTGGTTCGTCCTCAGCAACGGCCTGCTCTCGTATTACAGGTACATTCTACTGACGGAGAGCGGGagcattttatctttatttcagtGACGGTGCATCACCACAGCTGCCTCAGCCTCAGCTAACAGCGGCAGGCTAACGATGCGTGTTTACCTCGGGCTGACAGGGACAGGACGGGTCCGCTTCCCTGTGGCTGGCTGAGGGTTGAGGAGAGGTACCAACACACCCAGACACGTGGGCAGGCAGACAACAGACAggcaacagacagacaacagacaggCAACAGACAGACTGGTTGACAACAGCCACAGCTTTAAGTCTCCTGACTCAgtaaagtgacagaaatgtgGCCACAGCAAGTGTTAGCTAGCAAACTAAACTAGCCTCCGTAGAGTGGAGTGACAGCTGAAGATCCAGCTGCTCCTcactgacagacacagcaggatCTCAATTTAGTCACCGTGGCAGTTTTGGCCTTTTTAATATCTCAATGTCATTGTTTTCTAAATATTATTCAGAGTGATTGAGCGTCATATCACACAAACCAAGAAACTCATTGATTCATCACTTTAGCAAACGTTGATCTCTGTGAGGAGATCATGTTTCCAGATATATTCTCTGTCCTCAGTCTGTCCCCAGCCTGTCCTCAGTCTGTCCCCAGTCTGTCCTCAGTGGGATCACACAGGTGGAGGCTGTGAGACTCACACCTGTGGCTCAGGTGCTCCTTCCAAGGGAGTCATGTTtccacaggtgtgtgtgtgtgtgtgtgtgtgtgtgtgtgtgtgtgtgtgtgtgcgcgcgcgcgcgcgcgcaggCACAACACGGAAACAATGTCCAAATCATTacttgattgtttgtttgttgatgtattattttatccactgtctttgtttttagaTATAgtattatttagttttctgtctttgattttgaatgatattttattaatttgctcttgatgttttgtattttttgtttttatttgtcctttttgtaaagcacttggTAACAGCTGCTAAATAAatactattatttattataattattgttccTGCATGACAAATATTAAGTCCTTCATGCAGATATCCAGTTTACTCCAACACAGAGGTTTTAACGTGTcacagagttgtcaaaggtcatAAATACAGCTTAGCTTTATTCATTAAAATAGTTTAACAGGTAGTTATTTATAGTCTAGTACATCTTCTCTCATTGTCACTTAACTGTTTCATCAAAACCCTGCTAATGAGTGAATTAACTGTTACATGGACCGGTCGAAGGACTTTCACTTGTGACCTTTTCACAGTTTATGGTGAAAAAATGAGCTCAACTCTTACCATTTACTTCTACCATTCACATAGCCAGATTAATTCACTGAAGAAGAGGCTGAGACTCGGCTAAAAGCTGTTAAAAAAAGTGGACCTTTGAGTTGTGACCGTTTTTCTCTTACAAGATCTGGATTCTTTTCCTCGGGTTTCATTGCGTCGCTCATGCATGTTTAACCAGCTTGCTCACTGCCGCTTGACTGCTTTTGTCCACATTGAAATACTGTGCTCTGTCGCCTTCTAGGTCACACTGCCCTTGGTGCACATTTACTAATTTAAACTCACTTTAAACTTCCTGTTATGTTCCGACAGGTCCCTCCTGTCAAGAAAGCCTATTAATAAATAGACTCAACATTTGGACCTTTTTCACCGGAAGCAATTAATGATGGCTCAGCCCCTGAACCACCTGGAATATTAGTTGCGACAGTTGTTCACCCGGACTgacccagtttttttttattgctcacAGCAGAATGAAGGTGCACACACAACAGCACTATTAGTCAACGCTGAGACACTGAAGTGTCAATGACTTCACAAGATGTCATTAAACAAGCCTCTAACAACCATCTCAATGTGTTAATGCAAAGTATAAATGCTTAGAGTAATGAAAATGATTAATGTGACACTAAGCGGATCCCTTCAGGAAAATTATCTTCTCCAATGTCATCTTTAACTGCGAGGTTAGAGGGCAAAAATTGGCGATGACGCAGGAAGGGATTTAGTGCCTTGTTTAAAGGCTCCTCTGCAGGGAGAATTTTTATCAATATGAGGGTTTGAGTCTGTGCCCTTTGACTGCAAGGCAGAACTTTGACTCATGATGTTTCCCATTATCTCTGAAAGTCATACATGGAATTTTCTGATTGGATAGAGGACATATTTTACTGACTGTGTTTGTAGAAACCCACATCAGGAGCTCATCTCATCCCAGGGTTTACGCCGGGTCTTAAGAAGTCTAAAAAAAAACGTCTACGAtttaataatctgaattttaggctTTAAAAAGTCTTGTATGTGTTAAAAATGATACTTCTGTTGAGCTTTGAATACATTTCTTTTAGAAAAAGATTTTAACGGCATGCACATTGGCAAACAACCCGGTCAGCATTTATCTCAGTAGACACAGCTTGTCTGTTGGAAAGACTACTGCctctgtctgtagtttgagagatGATGTGGCTTTTGAGAGGTTAATTCTCTAATCTGCaacttcaccttatcttcaaaGATGGGGAAGTGTAAGTAAAACCgagactctgatattcctttgTATCTGTCGCACTTGACACAAGTcttaaatatcttttattatgATCTTTAAAAGGtcttaacttgttgaaacctgcaggaacacTGCCACACTTTTTTTAAAGCAGCCTGGTTGTCAGCAAAGTGTTATTTGACACAGGGGTATGATAGCCAAGGCCCTCTACTCCTGCCTACACTACCGGTGAAAGGAAAGATGCCTGTTGCCTCTATACCCTCTATTAATAGTCCATTATGTTGTAAGGTGCCTGCTGTCCCCGAGGTAAAGGTAGCCCGGCGACACCTGAGCACAGAGGCAGTGAGGTGTACCCCCTCCACCGATGTCTTCCTGGCACAACACGCTGTCTGTCTGACTTTGCCTTGTCTGGCCGACTGTCTGCACTTCTATAGTGAACGAAGAAGAATGGAAACGTGTCATGTGTGACTGCGTGTTAATTAATGTATCTTCATTGTGTGACAAGCGATAATTATGTAGCATCTCAGATGTATACCTCCTTTGCACATTTTTACCACCAAAgaggttgtttgttttcacccctgtccattggtTTGATTTCCACggaacctggtggaaggatgtggtacgggtcaggaaagaacccattacataTTGTTACTGATCTGGATTgttccaggattttttttttatttctttcaacattttcactgttttcccaggaaataattcatggacatTGATTAAGGGGAATGATATCAATGGGTTagggttgtgtttgtttcaatCAAAGTTGAGGTATTGTAAGAAACGTGCCGGCTCCCTTGAAAAATCAGTGTATGATATGATTCAATGGAAACGGCCCACAAGCAAACACCTACAGGACCAACTCTAACTTGCAGCTGGAAAAGGGCAGTGGACTATAATCAATGCTCTGTGGTCAAACTCTCACACTCAGCACCTACGCctgttaaaatgtaatgagtttTATAGTGATGGAACATTGCACTTGTTATTGATCACTTCTGGCTCTGAGGCTGCAAGGATGACTGTCTTTTATCCCATGTCGGCCctatgtcttttattttgagtttAAATCACCTGAAGAGCTCCATTGTGCCGTTCCCATGCACCAGGACATGTGACAAGATCTTCCTCTGTCACTGAACGGCTCTCATTTCTAATTTCTTAATTGACTTTTCCTCACAGTTTTAATGCTCTCAGCACTACTTGTTCACCTCCTAAAGTAAATGCGACTTTGCTGCTGGGAAGATTACAGGACATTAAAGCTTTGAGTGCTATTGGAGCTGCTGTATCAGTGAATCCGGCCTTGTCTTTCACAGTAGAATAGATCTGCCaggttttctgcagcagagtaaGTAGATGGTATCAATTTAAGTGCTCAGTCagtgggggggttttcacagtTCGTGTCCCTCTGGAACGTCAGGTTATGGTGTTACTGCCAGCAGCTCCTGGGTAGAGTGAGGGCCAACCCTGGGCCCAACTGCAGGGTAAAGCCTGAACCCTGTTTACTAGTCTGGCACATCAGCAGAGTGACAGGGGCAAGAAATGTGAATGCTCTGATCTAATCTTGTTAATGGGCGCTTTGTTGGTCTTAGCACCAGGCtaccgtgtgtgtctgttgagTATGTCCGTGTGGTCCAGTGTTTTTATGTGAAGGTGAGAGCAGCTGACTGACGTTATAGAGAGCGGGGAGTCAGGCCCCATTCTCAGCCTCCCGTTGCCTCAGTCTTTGAGCAGGTCATGTCATGCTGTCCATGTTGCACAATCATTGCTTTGGTTTTCTTGTCTTATGTTTCCTTTTTGTCGTCAACTCTGTTTCTccggccctctctctctccatgtcttGTGATATTTCAGCTCCCAGCCACAACCaaacactctcctcctctgagtGCCTATTtcctctgcctgcctgcctgcctgtgtgtgtatgtgtcctcATGCATGGCTGTCCGTTCTGTGTTATTCACTGGTTGTTGTTCTGTCATTACATGCTCCAGATCGgtggatttgtgttttgtgaggatATGTTCACAGGGGACTGACAGGTAAAAGCAGTGCC includes:
- the rasl10a gene encoding ras-like protein family member 10A, with protein sequence MVETLSIAVIGAPGVGKTSIIRQFIYNDFSEVYTPTRSRYVYRPSVILNGNMYELKVLDVPPISSFPSSSSQEWLDLRCRGVRNANAYILVYDICCVESFEYVKMIRQQIVEHREGSSSEVPILVVGNKRDLQRQRFMPRRAVSVLVKKTWKCGYVECSAKFNWHVVLLFKELLGIAVARGMRHNHTSIRLQGALQRNRCTIM